AATGCCCCACCTGCTCATCGCCGGCTCCACCGGCAGTGGCAAAAGCGTGGCCATCAATGTCCTCATCGCCAGCCTCCTCTTTAAGCACCTCCCCACCTCCTTGCGCCTTCTCCTCATCGACCCCAAGATGGTGGAGCTTACCCCCTACGAGGGCATCCCCCACCTGGTGCGCCCCGTGGTCACCAGCCCCGAGGAGGCCGCCTTGGTCCTCCAAGGAGCCGTGGCCCACATGGAACGGCGCTACCGCCTGCTAAGCGGGGTGGGGGCCCGGAACCTGGAACAGTACAACGCCAAGATGGAAAAGGAGGGCGGGGAAACCCTTCCCTATTTGGTCATCGTGGTGGACGAGCTGGCCGACCTGATGATGACCGCCCCCAAGGAGGTGGAGTCGGCCATCCTGCGCCTGGCCCAGATGGCCCGGGCTACAGGGATGCACTTAATCCTCGCCACCCAGCGCCCCAGCGTGGACATCCTTACCTCCCTCATCAAGGTGAACATCCCCGCCCGCCTGGCCTTTGCCGTGTCCAGCGGCTTTGACTCCCGCACCATCCTGGACACCCAGGGGGCGGAAAAGCTCATCGGCCAGGGGGATGCCCTCTTCCACCAGCCCGGGCTGCCTAAGCCCGTGCGCCTGCAGGTGCCCTACCTCTCCGAGGAGGAAGTGGGGCGCCTGGCGGGTTTCCTAAGGGGGCAAAGCTTTGAGGACCGCTTCGCCGAAGCCTACGGCCAGGACTTTGAACCCCCTAGGGGGCCGGAAGGGAGCGGCCCGGGCGAGGTGGACTTCTCCGATCCCTTGCTCAAGAAGGCGGCGGAGATCGTGGTAGAGGAAGGCTATGGCTCGGTAAGCCGCCTGCAGCGCCGGCTTTCCATCGGCCACGCCCGGGCCGGGAAGCTGATGGATGCCCTCGAGGCCATGGGGATCGTGGGCCCCTCCAAGGGTTCCAAGCCCCGGGAGGTCCTCGTTAGCAAAGAGCAGCTTAGGGACTTCTTCGGCTAAGGATGTGCTATCATGGCCCTTTGTGGAAGCGGTGCCGGGCGGGCGCTGGGTGGCGGAGATCTACGGTTGCGACCTGGATGTCTTGGAAAACCCCAAGATGGTGGAGGCCGCCCTCTTGGATGCGGTGATGCGCTTGGGGGCACCTAGGGATGCGGCCCAGTCGGTGGTGTACAAGTTTCATCCCCAGGGTCTTTCCGCCGCGGTGGTCAGCCCGGTGGCGGCGGTGATGATCCACACCTGGCCCGAGGATAACGCCTCCGCCACCTTGGACCTCTACTTCTACCGGGATGGGGTGAACCCGGAGGAGGTCTTGAAGGGGCTTTCCCGGGCCTTCGGGGCCAAGGAGGAATCGGCCTTCCGGTACTGGCGGGGAACGGAACACGCCATCAAGCGCCGGGCCTTTGGCGGCCAGCAAGGAGGATAGCTATGGACTACGGCATGTACTTCTTTGAGCACATCACCCCTTTTGAGACCATGGTGCGGCGCATGGAGCGGGTGATCGCCTCCGGCCGCACCAAGTACCAGGACTACTTTCTTTTTGAAACCCAGGGTTTTGGCAAGGTGTTGGTCCTGGACAAGGACGTGCAGAGCACGGAAAGGGACGAGTACGTCTACCACGAAACCCTGGTCCATCCGGCCATGCTCTCCCACCCCGAGCCCAAGGCCGTGCTCATCGTGGGAGGCGGGGAAGGGGCCACCTTGCGGGAGGTGCTCAAGCACCCCACCGTGGAACGGGCGGTGATGGTGGACATCGATGGGGAGCTGGTGGAGGTGGCCAAGCGCCACATGCCTGAATGGCACCAGGGGGCCTTCGAGGACCCCCGGGCGGTCCTGATCATCGACGACGCCCGGGCTTACCTGGAAAGAACCCAGGATACGTACGATGTGGTCATCATCGACCTCACGGACCCCGTGGGGGAGGACAACCCTGCCAGGCTCCTCTACACCGTGGAGTTTTACCGGCTGGTGAAGGCCCACCTGAACCCGGGCGGGATCATGGGCATGCAGGCAGGCATGATCATGCTCACCCACCACCGGATCCACCCGGTGATCCACCGCACGGTGCGGGAGGCCTTCCGCTATGTGCGCAGCTACAAGAACCACATCCCCGGCTTCTTCCTGAACTTCGGCTTCCTGTTGGCCTCGGATGCCTTTGACCCCGCCGCCTTCTCCGAAGGGGTGATCCAGGCCCGCATCCGTGAGCGGAACCTTGCTCTTCGCCACCTTTCCGCCCCTTACCTGGAGGCCATGTTCGTCCTACCCAAGGACATCCAGGAGGCCATGGATAAGGAAACCCTGGTATCCACTGACCAGAACCCCTTCTACGTGACCCCGGAAGGGGAGGCCCGGCAGGCCCCCTACCGGGGCTAGGCGGTCCTGCGAGGCCCTCTAGGGCTTCTCATCCGGGACGTGATAGAGTAAGCCCATGCAACGCGTTATCGTTCTCGTGGTGGTGGCCTTGGCCCTCGTGGGCCTGGGCTGGATCCTTTGGGGTCCCAAGGGGAAGGCCGGCCTAGACCCTGCCCAGGGCGCCCGCTTTGCCTTGGGCGACCCCAACGCCCCGGTGGTGGTGGTGGACTTTTCCAACTACCTCTGCTCCCACTGCCAAAACCATGCCCTAAACGTCCTCCCCCGGATTAAGGCCGAGTACGTGGATACCGGCAAGGTGCGCTACCTCTTCCGCGACTTTCCCTTCCCCGGCCAAGCCAACGTGATCCGGGCCAGCGAGGCCGCCGCCTGCGCCGCCGACCAAGGGCGTTACTACGAGTACCATGAGATCCTTTTCCGCGCCGCCTCCAGCTGGGGCAACCTGCAAGGGACCGTGCTGGACCGCTATCTGGTGGACCTGGCGGGGCAGATGGGCCTGGAGGAAAACGCCTTTGCCCAGTGCTTGGCTTCCGGAAAGCACCGCCAGGGGGTCTTGGCCGACCAGAAACTGGCCACGGACCTGGGCCTCACCGGCACCCCCACCTTTTTCATCGCCGGGGAGAAGCGCACCGGCTTCCTGAGTTACGAGGAGTGGAAAAACCTCTTGGATAAAGCCCTGGCGGAAAAGAAGTGAGGGGAAAGGCATAGGGGTCCAGGGGGGTTGCCCCCTGGGCCTCTTTCTTCTCCATCTGTTACCCTGGAACCCATGGAGGCCCTTTGGGTGGCTGCCGCCTTCGCCCTGGGCTTGCTGACGAGCCGCCTGGGGCTTCCCCCCTTGGTGGGGTATTTGGGGGCCGGCTTTGCCCTTCACGGGCTAGGCCTGAGGGAGACGGAGTTTTTGCACCATGCAGCGGAGATCGGCGTGCTCCTGCTGCTTTTCACCGTGGGATTAAAGCTCCGCTTCCAGGACCTGTTGGAGCCTCGAGTCCTGGTGGCCGGTGGGCTCCACCTCTTGCTCTTCTCCCTCCTGGCCCTTCCCTTCTTGGCAAACCTTCCCCTGGCCCTAGCCCTGGCCTTTTCCAGCACCGTGCTGGTGGTGAAGGTCCTCGAGGACAAAAAGGAGCTCACCACCTACCACGGCCGCCTCAGCGTGGGCATCCTGGTCCTGCAGGACCTGGTGGCC
This sequence is a window from Thermus caldifontis. Protein-coding genes within it:
- the speD gene encoding S-adenosylmethionine decarboxylase, translating into MEAVPGGRWVAEIYGCDLDVLENPKMVEAALLDAVMRLGAPRDAAQSVVYKFHPQGLSAAVVSPVAAVMIHTWPEDNASATLDLYFYRDGVNPEEVLKGLSRAFGAKEESAFRYWRGTEHAIKRRAFGGQQGG
- the speE gene encoding polyamine aminopropyltransferase — protein: MDYGMYFFEHITPFETMVRRMERVIASGRTKYQDYFLFETQGFGKVLVLDKDVQSTERDEYVYHETLVHPAMLSHPEPKAVLIVGGGEGATLREVLKHPTVERAVMVDIDGELVEVAKRHMPEWHQGAFEDPRAVLIIDDARAYLERTQDTYDVVIIDLTDPVGEDNPARLLYTVEFYRLVKAHLNPGGIMGMQAGMIMLTHHRIHPVIHRTVREAFRYVRSYKNHIPGFFLNFGFLLASDAFDPAAFSEGVIQARIRERNLALRHLSAPYLEAMFVLPKDIQEAMDKETLVSTDQNPFYVTPEGEARQAPYRG
- a CDS encoding DsbA family protein, which produces MQRVIVLVVVALALVGLGWILWGPKGKAGLDPAQGARFALGDPNAPVVVVDFSNYLCSHCQNHALNVLPRIKAEYVDTGKVRYLFRDFPFPGQANVIRASEAAACAADQGRYYEYHEILFRAASSWGNLQGTVLDRYLVDLAGQMGLEENAFAQCLASGKHRQGVLADQKLATDLGLTGTPTFFIAGEKRTGFLSYEEWKNLLDKALAEKK